The following proteins are encoded in a genomic region of Fusarium oxysporum f. sp. lycopersici 4287 chromosome 1, whole genome shotgun sequence:
- a CDS encoding hypothetical protein (At least one base has a quality score < 10): protein MVPLFSPSGFGRFKDSHSRLTASASQKSVPSPMPSPSQPSPEPMATVLIGPKQQRFKVNKRLLCATSPFFADRFGDPSSSKSISLWLPRESSSMFGLFVDWVHLGLRFRPHLDEMISNAYDAGLEASQNIHWSLIRLHLFASRLGLYRLQDLAMDSIQDLYLRCDWDVPSGLITFLYTECEDLAAIRLRRWAVAMVAFSFTGGPRLTFHPQQSATSEPTRFSDLLEELPEFASDYDIHMEKMRLSGLDIRFKNPHAAHSSQPPPQ, encoded by the coding sequence ATGGTTCCTCTGTTTAGCCCCTCTGGCTTTGGCCGTTTCAAGGATAGCCATAGCCGTTTGACCGCAAGCGCTTCACAAAAGTCAGTGCCTTCGCCAATGCCTTCGCCTTCGCAGCCTTCGCCTGAACCAATGGCGACTGTACTTATTGGCCCCAAGCAACAGCGcttcaaggtcaacaagCGACTGTTATGTGCAACTTCGCCCTTCTTTGCCGACCGTTTTGGTGATCCTTCGAGTTCCAAGTCAATCTCGTTATGGCTACCTCGCGAATCATCCTCCATGTTCGGTTTGTTTGTTGACTGGGTTCACCTCGGTCTTCGGTTTCGCCCACatcttgatgagatgatTTCTAATGCATACGATGCCGGCcttgaagcttctcaaaaCATCCACTGGTCTCTCATCCGCTTGCACCTCTTTGCATCGCGTCTTGGACTCTATCGACTTCAGGATCTCGCCATGGACTCCATCCAGGACCTTTACCTTCGCTGCGATTGGGACGTTCCCTCTGGTCTCATCACCTTCCTCTACACAGAATGCGAGGATCTCGCTGCTATTCGACTTCGAAGATGGGCTGTCGCCATGGTCGCCTTCTCCTTTACCGGCGGGCCCCGTCTCACCTTCCACCCTCAGCAATCTGCTACTTCGGAACCCACCCGCTTCAGTGATCTACTAGAAGAGCTACCGGAATTTGCAAGCGACTATGACATACATATGGAAAAGATGCGGCTCTCAGGTCTCGACATTCGCTTCAAGAACCCACACGCTGCGCATTCCAGCCAACCGCCTCCGCAATGA
- a CDS encoding hypothetical protein (At least one base has a quality score < 10) has protein sequence MSHFQSLAAPWPRSARREDLPRTPEPALNGETQPPSPPRPRFRVKRRNASNLNAPTEQFLASVAAADIPIPSIEEPRVLDEEMAETLYPMSHFNNMDDIPFTPHGGSERMFSPPKTPAPDLLPTLTTKQYPNWSIDSTLSSLESSPDYESSRPSTAHSTHTSASLLSYFSISSEDLSQCISPDNEHADLANELSNADDNSKTLKPAKTEVPRDTIRRAPWTKPMNQHLWSTYMMYLQDPKVTPFRIGKSGIPPHGVCLRGPRRALMSPVRLTRSRSTHKRRSNHLEARKIKRPSLGSDLWVDPASIVDLSATNDQFATPQTEPEIDSDVVVPRKNLQQLFEASQPLAAQQQTLAPPVGDVPPRLGSPFALGGSSFSFPNRLSHGAANDPDALRRPFATFQQSSEGNHGVTRSSLASRLAYIDERLKDFRRRDQPRRRSESPL, from the exons ATGTCGCACTTCCAATCTCTCGCGGCCCCTTGGCCGAGAAGCGCGCGCCGTGAGGACCTCCCTAGAACGCCCGAACCTGCTCTAAATGGCGAGACTCAACCACCATCCCCACCGCGACCCCGATTCCGAGTTAAGAGGAGGAATGCGTCAAATCTCAATGCGCCCACAGAGCAGTTTCTCGCGTCGGTTGCCGCTGCAGACATCCCTATTCCCAGTATCGAGGAGCCTCGTGTACTTGACGAGGAGATGGCAGAGACACTGTACCCGATGTCACATttcaacaacatggacgaTATACCCTTCACACCCCACGGTGGTTCAGAGCGCATGTTTTCGCCTCCAAAAACTCCTGCTCCAGACCTATTACCAACTTTGACCACCAAACAATATCCAAACTGGTCTATCGATTCTACTCTCAGTAGCCTCGAATCTAGTCCCGATTATGAGTCCAGCCGGCCTTCAACAGCTCATTCGACACACACGAGTGCTTCCCTGCTGAGCTACTTTTCTATCAGCTCTGAGGATTTGAGTCAATGCATCAGCCCAGATAATGAGCACGCAGATCTTGCGAACGAGCTATCAAATGCCGACGACAATAGTAAAACTCTCAAGCCTGCCAAAACGGAGGTTCCTCGAGATACCATTCGAAGAGCACCCTGGACGAAACCTATGAACCAGCACCTATGGTCTACGTATATGATGTACTTGCAAGACCCCAAGGTCACGCCCTTCCGTATCGGGAAGAGCGGCATCCCTCCTCATGGAGTCTGCTTGC GCGGCCCGCGCCGCGCTCTCATGTCTCCGGTCCGACTTACACGTAGCCGATCAACCCACAAGCGCCGGTCCAACCATCTAGAGGCTCGGAAGATTAAGCGACCCAGTCTCGGCTCCGATCTTTGGGTTGACCCAGCCTCAATCGTTGACTTATCAGCCACCAATGACCAGTTCGCAACGCCTCAGACTGAACCTGAGATAGACTCTGACGTCGTTGTCCCACGCAAGAATCTCCAACAGCTGTTCGAAGCGTCGCAGCCACTAGCTGCTCAGCAGCAAACGCTGGCCCCTCCAGTTGGAGACGTGCCCCCTCGACTAGGCTCACCTTTCGCTCTTGGAGGATCTAGTTTTTCCTTCCCGAATCGCCTGTCACATGGAGCTGCCAACGACCCCGACGCTCTTCGCCGGCCGTTCGCAACCTTCCAACAATCTAGCGAAGGCAACCACGGAGTTACCCGATCATCGCTAGCAAGCCGACTGGCTTATATCGACGAAAGACTTAAGGATTTCCGTCGTCGAGACCAACCACGTCGACGTTCCGAGTCACCGCTTTAA
- a CDS encoding hypothetical protein (At least one base has a quality score < 10) yields MDKGGASAAVFASRDLSQIGQENPRVPTSPGLDYDELFRSVFDWDLYCDSTRSQDYPGASSSPRLSYRDLPSLITDIPSFLDHLSLDRSEAEYLRMTPGLSPDDGGITTSESMGQTPPELVRGDDVVDVLESASRGSGQMISDVPKAVLASRLCGIATTSDPGTRVLVPRSSHTKTYSYSPSSNSTSGVKRQRSVEKRSRQLSDPDQTADVRKSGACLPCRISKTRCQDCGVCPYCRKAFPDHSHLVCTRRTPAVAPPVIRHIVDVWSPDPAEERRVVDHEPRFPTAKPRDIVIFFTRDAESPFLRASVQAYHSQNGTDENPRNAAFERDRFPTYGELQRWVEAQIRRERSPRFEHMVQNFLLSYYEDGQGLPKHNLVSKVHTMNCFFRIWKAPRFTCCSSSNKLSQVPFTVQAELRRIAWNALVSHEHDILKLLEDCLAQQESLKAQEKMAVWASLWQLMIMYRDLVLAHDGYFARNPSAQRDQNIVGAFENLYNGFFPLIAIFYHCQFKTPKRMEMSMDWLKDYPSHARHSSKIRQFSQDMMDTRKEFYERIQRSSYKVDERLSALVVNHELKKISSKRRPRSSTKSKGSSRDIA; encoded by the exons ATGGATAAAGGAGGTGCTTCCGCTGCTGTCTTTGCGTCCAGAGACTTGTCCCAGATAGGTCAAGAAAACCCGCGTGTTCCCACCTCCCCGGGCCTGGACTATGATGAGCTCTTCAGGTCTGTCTTTGACTGGGATCTCTACTGTGACTCGACCAGGTCTCAGGACTACCCAGGGGCTTCTAGCTCCCCTCGCCTAAGCTACAGGGACCTTCCCTCGCTCATCACTGATATCCCTTCctttcttgatcatctttCTCTTGACAGGAGCGAGGCCGAATACCTAAGGATGACCCCTGGCCTGAGCCCGGACGATGGAGGGATTACCACATCCGAGTCCATGGGTCAGACCCCACCAGAACTCGTTAGAGGTG ACGATGTCGTCGACGTCCTCGAGTCAGCCTCCAGAGGTTCAGGCCAGATGATAAGTGACGTACCCAAGGCGGTACTAGCAAGCCGGCTCTGTGGTATTGCTACCACATCAGATCCAGGTACACGAGTCCTCGTCCCGCGCTCAAGCCACACCAAGACATACTCATACTCACCCTCCTCAAACTCAACCTCTGGTGTCAAGCGTCAGCGTTCTGTGGAGAAGAGGTCAAGACAGCTCTCTGATCCAGACCAGACAGCCGATGTCCGCAAGAGTGGAGCCTGTCTTCCGTGCCGTATCTCCAAGACCCGC TGTCAAGACTGTGGCGTCTGTCCCTATTGCCGTAAGGCCTTCCCAGACCACTCACACCTAGTCTGTACCCGTAGGACCCCTGCGGTTGCTCCGCCTGTGATTCGTCACATCGTCG ACGTCTGGTCACCCGACCCTGCGGAAGAGAGGCGTGTCGTTGATCATGAGCCTCGTTTTCCCACTGCCAAACCCAGAGATAttgtcatcttcttcacCCGCGATGCCGAATCCCCTTTTCTTCGGGCATCCGTCCAAGCATACCATTCTCAGAATGGAACCGATGAGAATCCAAGAAACGCTGCTTTTGAGCGGGATAGATTTCCCACTTATGGTGAACTCCAGCGCTGGGTTGAGGCACAGATCCGAAGAGAACGCAGCCCTAGATTTGAGCATATGGTGCAAAACTTTTTGCTCTCATATTATGAGGACGGCCAGGGACTTCCAAAG CACAACCTCGTCTCCAAGGTCCACACAATGAATTGTTTCTTCAGAATCTGGAAAGCTCCGCGCTTCACCTGCTGCAGCTCGTCCAACAAGCTCTCTCAGGTCCCCTTTACTGTTCAAGCCGAGCTTAGACGCATTGCATGGAACGCACTTGTGTCCCATGAGCACGAtatcctcaagcttctcgaagACTGCTTGGCGCAACAAGAGTCTCTCAAAGCTcaagagaagatggcagtCTGGGCCAGCTTGTGGCAACTCATGATCATGTACAGAGACTTGGTCCTTGCACATGATGGATATTTCGCCCGAAACCCAAGTGCCCAGAGAGATCAGAATATCG TTGGGGCTTTTGAGAACCTTTACAATGGATTCTTCCCTTTGATAGCCATATTCTATCACTGCCAATTCAAGACTCCCAAGAGAATGGAGATGTCAATGGACTGGCTCAAGGATTATCCTTCTCATGCTCGTCATAGCAGCAAAATTCGCCAGTTCTCGCAGGATATGATGGACACCAGAAAGGAATTCT ACGAGAGAATTCAGCGTTCGTCGTACAAGGTTGACGAGCGACTAAGCGCCTTGGTTGTTAACCATGAGCTTAAGAAGATCTCATCCAAGAGACGCCCTCGAAGTAGTACCAAGAGTAAGGGAAGCTCGCGTGATATTGCGTAA